The Bombus pascuorum chromosome 11, iyBomPasc1.1, whole genome shotgun sequence genome includes the window CCTCCAGAACATCGTACTCTTTGGCAAGATTCCTGAAGCCTTTTATAGTCTCGATTGGCAAATAAGCAAGGTTTTCTTTGCTGCGATTGTTCTCCTTGTAATCAGTCAACCAATCCTCGAACACTTTCAAAGCCTCACGAAGATTGGCCAGCTTCTCCTCGTCTCTGGTGATCTGCAGCGTCCGTTTCGAGCGACTCACGAAACTAGAGATCACGTGGtactgataactgatatcacgACCTTCCAAAGCCTTCAGCGTGTCCAAGGCTTTCTGCTTGTCCTTGAAACCCATCGCAGACTCTTCCGGTTCCGTGGATTTGCTTCGGCCCATTGCTGAAAATCGACACGTTCATCGTCCtctatatacgtacgtataattGAGCGAGATCGCGTGCAACGCGTGGCAGGCACGTGAGACGCGACGCAAATTCACGCGATCGATTGAACGGTATGGCCAATCATTAGGTATGGCAAACAGAGGCGGAGAAACACTCGACGGGAGTCTGACGCCAGCATGTCAGTTTTATCGTTGACGTAATTACTGGTTTATGGAAGGATCAATACAAGCCGGACGATGGtcgaaattgtatatttgtGCAAATTGCAATTTGAACGCCGCGGTTTTTTCTCGATCCAAATAGCAGCGTCGAAATAGCACCGCTTAGAAAATAACTGGCATATTGTCgagaatattcgataaaaaataacgCGATAAGAAAACTTCGCGGTTTTCGTCGATCCAAATAACAGGATGGAAACAGCGACGGTTAGAGAATAGATCACGTATGATCGATAATATCAGATAAAAGATAACGAGATAAGAAAACTTGGACAGACACTTACCAAAACTATGCAGACAATATGAATTTCCTTTGGTGTGCAATTAATCTGATCGGATCACTGACACTGCTCCTAACACGAAGATAGATCGTATCACGTAGTAGTTGCAAGAAACCGAATGGACTTTTAGATTCTAACGTTGAAACTGCGCGACTGACAGTGGCAGACAGATTTACCGGGACCCGGCTTCGGTCGGCGATGTTCACCAACGATACAACTGCTCACGGATAAAGAAGGATAGACGATTTGCGAGTCAGCGGAAAAGAGAGGGGCCGACATAAACATATCTACTATGTGTCACAGCCCGAAATACGCAGCCGACCTCAGTCCGTAGTCTTTGGTTTGCGTCACTAACTGCTAATACGACGGCGAAAAGAAGGATCGACATGGAAAGTCTCTGCGCACGATCACGTACGATTCGTCTGTGTGTAACTCATGCTCGCATAACCGTTTACACTTCTACTAATTCGCATATCGAGCATTCCACCGTATTTACTTTCAGTAAGACGACGGTGATTTCTTGCGCATCTTTCTCGATGACACAAGAAGATAAACTTGTTAATGACGCTGTTTAGGAACTTTGGATACACAGACTGCGTTTTTACGTTTCGATAGATTTATTTGGTATTTACAGAAGTTACAGTATCCTGGTGAACTACTCGGACACGCGCAATGTAACAACGATCACAAGCGATTGGATCTGCCGAGCTAAAGGGTTTTTAGTCGATCTGAACCATCATACATACACCTTCGAATTTCGCTATTTACAAGATTCGTGGTACGCGCGATTCGAGTCTCGATTCTGAAATACGTTTGTCAATGGTCGCGTAATGAGTCGATATTGAGCGTCTATTTTTAGGAGAATCAGTTCTATTTTTCTCCGATATTGCTATTAATTCTTGGTTAATTTAAGACATCGTAGCATATTGTTACCAAGTTTTGTTTGACCATATGACACGTACATCGATAGATCGTTTTAGgcattgatttttataaattcaaattacagTGTCTTATAccgaaatatgtatatgtaaccttaagaaaaatgtatcgtaCACTCAACTTCATTTTCACCTTTCCTTTAACAAGAAATTCGGTAAGTTTTTGTTAGTCAACCAATGGAAAATTTGTGCTTTAAGAGGTTGAACTAAAATATAGTATCAACTATtgcgtatatacgtatatacgtattagCGTAACTATTGCTACTAATTGTTGTTTAAATTAAGACATTTAGCGATATTGTAAGTAATTCTTGTTTAAATTAAGACATCGTGCGTTATTGCTACCTATCCTTGTTTAAATTAACATCGtacaacattattatttaatcgtttaaGTCAAGTTACCGTGCGATGTTGCAACTAATTTCTGTATAAATTAAGACACTGCACGACCATGGACGAACGCTGCTTGACATTCAAACCGTGCGTTCCATTAACACCTACACGTTATACTTAAGCCACCTATACaatcgtataacgtgtaaGCACGTAGTACGGGGTAATCTATGACTAGAGATTTTCTCGAGAGTCAATTCTCGATGCGTATGACTTTCCGTCTTCCGATAAAGTTGTGACTGTTGAGAGAGATTCAGCAGACGCAGCTCCCTACGCCGAGGCAGGCGTACGAAGTTTGCTCGATCTTCGAGCTGGTGGTGGTAGCGTCTAGCAAGGTTGGTTGGGAAAGCGTTGGAGCAGCCGGTAATTGCGTTCTCTGCACGCCATCGTACAAAATCGATGACGCCTCTCGTTCTCTGCTGATACCTTCTGTTTCCTGTGCGTACGGAATTCTCGCGAGCTCTTGGCTCCTCGATTCTGTCGGAGCATCGTGGGACGACAAGCGACCGTAGTTTAGGAAGGTCTCTGTGTAGCTCGAGGGCGGATGGTGGTGACTTCCGTTGTACTCATGCGAGTAATGGGGATGGTATCTGTTCGATGGTGCCTTGAAACCCTCGTTGCCACCGAGGTACTGGTGCAGATGATGCAAACTGGATGGCCCATACACTGTTGATCccaaattgaattttacagATTGATCgttctttgcaatttttatgaCTACAATGGTGTTTGTTTAAATTCTAGTAGagacctttttctttttcattaatcgCTAGACGACgttctaaaaaattatcgcGTATAACGTACATTGCTATTTCATATAATGTCTTGTAAAATTAGGAAACTGTGTATAATATGATAGTGCGTCACGTTTCATCCGTAGGTGAATGGACTaagaattgtttaatttacTACTTAGTGTCTAGAGCTCGGTAATTGAATCAACGTAATATGTGTGTCAGTTCCAACGAATGTGATATGCCTTTTGGTATACTATCTTTTGAATGAACTGTTTTGTGCAAAAGATGACCACATCATTGCCAGATATAATTTAAAGCGTATATTAGATGGTAATCTGCTTGCAAACTGTTTGTAAATGATAGTGTAGACTCGATATTAATTacgatgtatatatataaactacTGACCTGCTGCGGTATTCGAGTACATGGCAAGAACTGCATCACCGTAGCCATTGGTGGGATGTTTTGCTAAATCAGAAACGTCGTTCGTAGATGATATCTTGCTAGATATCGATTGGCTTCGAACGCCGTTTTGTACTTCGCTGGGGAGACCAGCCGATCCTGCGGAGCCGTAGGCCATGTTGAAAAGTGCTTCCGGGTCGCACACGAACTTATACACGTATCTCTCTCCAGCCACCTTTTGCATTATCCCTTTCTCGTAATAGTACCTCAATGACCTGCttaatttatcgtaattcATTGCCGGTCGATTCTTTTGAACTCCCCATCTTCGAGCTAcctgaagaaaattaaatatatcactTTACCGTTTGATACTTAAGCGAGACGCCCTTTGTGATTAGACTGTTGATATTATTACCTCAAAAAATTGATAAGAAACTGAACGATGCAAAATTGTGCAGAATTCACACAtagaaaatactaaaaaaagaagaaagtgaaTATCGAATACCGAGGAAAAtactcgaaagaaaaatacacgtTACGTCTAATAGacaaataaatctaaatacacttaggtttcatattttttgGGCAatgatcgtaaaaatataaattgaggagcattacatttataataacaatGCAATCTACCTCTTCCGGTTCGATTAGCTTGAATTCCATTCCACGACCAGTCCATGCAATGCAAGGTGCGTTCGCAGGATCGTCTAACAAAGTGACTAAAAACTGCCATAATTGAAGAGAACCTCTTCGTTGCTGTTGATAACCAACAGACATTTCGCTCCAAGGTGACACTCCCGTCGCCGAGGATGGCCTCTTGCTAGTATACTCTGTGTTCCACGAGCTAGGAGATCCTTTCTTTTGATAACAATTACTCTGTCTCTCCCACGATGGATTTCTGCTTTCTAATTGAACTCCCAGCTCGGTCCACGTGGGCGTCACGCTTCTCTTACcgtacacttccgagctccaATTCTCCTGTCGTGGAAAGAAAGCTTCGCCAGGAGCTGGAATCGTCGATTGCCATTGAGAAGCTGCGGAGGAAGTGCTGGCTGGTCGACTAGGCGATGGCGAACCTCTGGTGTTTCTCGTTCCGCTTCCGTATTGCTGCTGTTGCTGGTAGACCATGCTGTTGCCTGTGTGAATTTACATCATCGAGTTAAAGAGACTTTTAGGTTTCCGTATTCCAAAATTTATCATTCTCGTtttggaaaacaaaaaacaaggGTTTTGATGTTTTAGGAAATTGTTTAACATTTAACTTGTTAAGttgaaagagaaatatattgttataatttatatcgataGATGTTCATAcggaaatatattaatttatatgttaaCTGATGCGATTTTAAGGTAttctaatgaaaatttgaattttaatttgtagttTATAATGATAAGGCTCAACCTAATCGAAGAATGTGAGGTATTCCAATTCATATGGTATCGCAACGAGTAATCGTATATACCAgtgacaattttttcatattttcatcttcAATATATCCtttaacgttagaaaaatacaatttcgagGATGGATGAAAAAACGGAACAGTTTctaatttcgtttcgtaaaaattcgtttcataCCACAGTCGAGATTTCGTATGCATTTCGATCTTCGGACGTTTCGTTCGTCGGAACGATAGTTCATCGAAGCACGCTGACAATATCCAGCGTAAACATAATCTACGGTGGAAGAAGAATGACTGTTTAAGGACGAAATGGACAAGAGAAGATTCTCGGATGCAcgagaaagaacgaaacgCAAGCAACGTATTAGCGATTGCACTCACGCGCGGTTGCCGGTGAAGTGCTCGTCACACAAATATCGGCAGGAAATTGGTTGATATTCAAAGCCCACGGGGTTGTCGGGATGGCGGAGCTCGCGGATAGCGGCACCGCCTGAAATACCGCGTAGAGCTCGCGCGATATGTATATTAATCGGGTGCTCTCCTCACAGGGAGCATCCACCACCGCCGGCATCCCGCTGATGCCGTGGTCCCTCGAGCCGAAAAAGCTATTCTCGAACCATAATCCGGTTACGTTCCAAGTCGTGTACCgggaatattgaaaaattgagaaCCCTCTTGCCGATACCGAGCCGGAACGCGACGCTGCCAGCCGTGATGCAGTCCATCTTTTTGCTCGTCGATTAAAAAACCTCTACCTTCGTTCGTTcgtggaaaaagaaatgtacTAACTTCGCAGGATGTGCAACGTATGTACATGGAATATTCTATTCGATAGGGCTTGCGGTTGGAAATCAAGGTATACACCGTGTACCCGATATTAATGGGAAATCTCAGTCATCGAGGTGAAATTAAGAGGAGGAAGGGCCGGGAAAGTTAATCGTGTCGGCAAGTTAGCTTTAGCTT containing:
- the LOC132912031 gene encoding uncharacterized protein LOC132912031, which codes for MNQDQETPATTTDLARLPNEEFNRLNEPLQTVTTGYCPSNYSVTQPSTEEKLHPENEIYPTQEYRQEPWLQDGSSCETEDSEQYVPEFHRMTNANVKQESANCRRIDDTNYSQYQTPMNHAHSQGSTFLDLDPENRSNCFGNTKMSSRTSEATKNVAVKEEPTDRGYGEPISVTSIPTSTAQDTRNSNSMVYQQQQQYGSGTRNTRGSPSPSRPASTSSAASQWQSTIPAPGEAFFPRQENWSSEVYGKRSVTPTWTELGVQLESRNPSWERQSNCYQKKGSPSSWNTEYTSKRPSSATGVSPWSEMSVGYQQQRRGSLQLWQFLVTLLDDPANAPCIAWTGRGMEFKLIEPEEVARRWGVQKNRPAMNYDKLSRSLRYYYEKGIMQKVAGERYVYKFVCDPEALFNMAYGSAGSAGLPSEVQNGVRSQSISSKISSTNDVSDLAKHPTNGYGDAVLAMYSNTAAVYGPSSLHHLHQYLGGNEGFKAPSNRYHPHYSHEYNGSHHHPPSSYTETFLNYGRLSSHDAPTESRSQELARIPYAQETEGISREREASSILYDGVQRTQLPAAPTLSQPTLLDATTTSSKIEQTSYACLGVGSCVC